In the Populus trichocarpa isolate Nisqually-1 chromosome 1, P.trichocarpa_v4.1, whole genome shotgun sequence genome, ttttgtgtttttctttttttcccctctctaTTAGAGTGTCGGTATTTGACTTGACAAAGCTACTTATTGTTGTGAAGGCTGAGGAAGCGTCACGTGATTCAAGGCTGACCAAACAAGACCGTTATGCAGAAATAAGGAGGAGGAAGGAAGAAGAACGTGAGGCAAAAGAGCGCATGCTAGTGGGTTGCTTACCTTTCCTTTTGTGGTATTTAGGATATCAATTGTTGGATTCCTAGTAAGGAAATTTGTCGTGATTCTTTTAGGAAGAAGAAGCCAAGGCTCGACAGGCCAAGGAGGAGGAAACTGCTGCGTTGGAGTTTGATAAATGGAAAGGAGAGTTTTCAGTGGATGCTGAAGGATCAACAGGAAATGATTTGCAAGATGGAAATCAGGATTTGTTGTCTGATTTTGTGGAATACATAAAGGTACTCTAAGTCCTGCACTTAGTGAGCTCTCTCTTTAAGTTATTTGTCCTTTAATTCATAATGAACTCTCTCTTTAAGTTATTTGTCCTTTAATTCATGATaaatatgtgattttttcttGCTGGTAAGTTTAGTTGTTAATTTCTCCCTGTAATGTGAGCAAATGAATTTCTCCATCAAATGTGAAGTGTTAGAAGTTCagcaaacatttaaaaattatcttactTTTATCTGCTATCATGCACTGTGATCCGCTGTTGGTAAAAAGGAAACTTCATTGGTGATTATAAGCtttcaaaaatcaaagtcaaagtTGTTATGTTACTCattcttttgctttgttttctttaatgtgATCTTGCAGAAACATAAATGTCTTCCTTTGGAAGATCTTGCTGCAGAATTTAAGCTCCGGACTCAGGTACTCTCTCTAAATCACTCCCCATTATTCCCATTTCATCCTTCTGGACACAGCAGTATATAAGGATCTAATTTGACAGTAGCAATGCATATGCTAAATTATGGTAGTTCTTGAACAATGATAGATCTGAGCTTAATTTGTTCTCAATCCTCATTCACTGGTTGTTTCATTATATGCATCTGGTTGTCCAAGTAAGTAGGAGTTAAATCATGTAAATATGACATCATTGCCTCTTCTTATGCTAATATGGGTGCCTAATACCTTTGGTTAATTCAGGAATGTATCAATCGGATCACCTCCTTGGAAAGTATGGGTATGTGTTCTTGCATCTCTTTTATTCATTGCATAAATGTTTTAAGCAATCTTTAGTGCCCTGTGCAACCTTTCATGGTTTAATTTGCTTTAATTACTTCTCtgctcttttattttccttccacTTTGGGTTCTGGAactttattatcaaattttcaaaCTCAACCTTCTTCATGCAATACCCTCACAAGTATAAATATCTTTATCGAATTTGTCCTTTTTCTCTGTCTAGTTTTATCCACTCTTTATCTTCTCTAATGTAAGGTTGGTTCTGTAATTTTTGCTCTTATACTGTAGAATCTTCTCTAAAGGTTGACTGTGGCATGTTGGTCTATATCCTTTAACATTCCACCATCTagctataatttataatgaaaaacaacTCTTAAATCATCTTTTCCGATTAAAACTGTGGTAAAGTCTAGTTGgtttttctttgaaagaaaaagaaatgccaCAAAGAAGAAGATGTAATCACCCATTGCCACTGGAATGCTAGTGTTTTCTGTCGTGGTTTAGTTCGcaacaaaatatgaaattgatatgCCTAGTCATTGATTGATGCATAGTAAATATATTCTTTCTTCATTAAATAGTTTCTGATGCAAAGTAAATATCTAAGATGGTTCGGTACCCTTGATTAGAAACTTAAtgttagatttatttttgtatcagGGCGACTTTCTGGTGTCATGGATGATAGAGGAAAATACATATACATCTCACAAGAAGAGATGAGAGCTGTTGCTGACTATATTAAGCGTCAAGGGAGGGTTAGCATCTCGCATCTGGCAAGCAAGTCCAACCAATTCATTGATTTGGAGCCAAAAGCACAGTTTGTTGAGGAAATCAGCAATGCGGAAGAACTCACTGTTGCTTGAGTTGGTGTATTTCCTGACTTAGCGTCATATAGATAGAAGAAAATCATGCAGCagaaaatattataactttttcatttttttgtgatGTATAAAAGCGAAAAGAAAATGACCATGAAGCAGTCAATGCGCAGGCAGAATGCTGTAGGTTTTACGTGGGAAAAACTCAGGAAATGTTTCCGAGCTTAATTAGATCTGCCCAATCCTATTCGTTTTGTGTAAACCCTTCATAGAGAATCAGATACGCGAAATCGTTCTTGAAGAATGCATTGATTGCTGATGGTTGAGCTGTGTTTTTTCGAGTCCTGTCCCGTTTCTCGGACCGAAACTTGTTTTGGTTCTACAGAAACCGAATCTCCTGATATTGTAAAACAGGTTTCAGGTTTCCTGGTTGACCAAAATTTACCAGTTATATTTCTCTGGCAGGGGTTCATGCCGATAAGAAAAGAGATTTGATGGAAACTCCATCAAATCGAAAAACATGTTTGCTTTACAAAAGAAAACCATCTAAGTCGGCTGTTTATCATCTGCTGTTATCCATGAAATCTGGTTCTATCCATCTCTTGTTAATCAAGAAAGCTATGGTTGATAGAAACATGGAGCTTTAgaatagaaagagagagggagatgaCGAATAATCGATCTCCCTCGCAACTGATATCGCGCTGGCTGTTGCTGCATTTTGGTCAGTTAATAGAGACTTAGAGCCAACTGGACACAAGCCACACAAGCCTGCTTGACCATGCAAGCAGAAAGACCGTAAACTCAAAAATCACTTGGCAGAAGGGTAACAGAATCCATTCTTTGTGAGCTGGTTCAGGTTAGTTTTTGGTCCCTTGGAATCATTTTGAcaatgcaatttttgttttatatatatatatatatatatataaaataaagaaatatttatattgcAGTTAAATTCAGCTATTACCCTCTAAAAATAGTAAGAACCCTGCTGACATCCTCCACCTCCGAACCAACCGTGAAAACTAGAGGAAGAGAATTGGTATAAGACTCGGTCTTGGCTATCTCTATTCCAATTTATAAGCTTCTCATCTCACTCTAACTTGGGTTTCCCTTCTCAGTGACTCCCCATTTCTCATTCATAGCCGCGTTCTCGAACGCGGCAAATTCACCACCAGCTAACCCATAACcgcactttttgttttttccctctccatatttttttattgaaaaagtaATTTCATTCTTGCCCTGCAAGAAACtagaaaatgaaagcaaattTAGGAGTGGAGGTTCCATGGCAACTGGTAATGCTAATTCTCATTGCCTTACCATCTGTGCTTTTTCATGTTTGCCATGGCCAAACCGATGATTATGAAAATCCTGCAGCCCCACCACCTGGCCTGGATGAATGCAATGGATTATTTCTCACCTATTCTTTCATATCCCGCGAAAAAGAATATCCAAGGGTAAAGAATGCATCCGCACAGGCATGGGCGTTCAAGTCATTGGCAACGATAACCAATACAGGCCAATATGAACTAAAGGGTTGGCAGATGTTTGTAGGCTTTCAGCACAAAGAAATTTTAGTGTCTGCTTCCGGGGCAATCGTCGTCGATGGTGATGATTTCCCTCTGGAAGTTGGCAATGGGACAACCTTCGCAGGAAATCCGATGACTGACCTGAAGACTGCAATTGACACAGCAGGAGATTTCACCCAGATTTCAGCACAGATTGAGATTACAGGCTCGGTGTTTGGAATTAAGCCACCAGGAGTGCCTATGCCAAAGAATATAAAGCTTGTTAATGCTGGGTACAAATGCCCTAAAGCAACTTTGAAAGGTAACAATCCTCACGTCTTGATGGACATGTTTTTTCGTTCAAATTAAGCATTGCACTTGGTTTATCTTTATGCTATTTAGATAGATTCTGTTCATACAGAGagcttgtttctttttcttctcttgtttcCCGACCAGGCCAAAAGGCAGGGACTTGAATCTGAGTTCTTGCCCTCTTCTCGCCACATGCCAACGATCACACTGAAGCAAAATTATTTCAGAtaaattttctatgtttttccaTATCATGCTTCATAAATGTTATCAAAAGTCTACAATCAACATTGCTACAATTTTCAgctgtcatatatatatatatatatatataaacccatCTTTGATATCATGTCACAAATTGCAACAGAAGTTTCCTTAAAATCAATAttcatagtttattttcttttccttctaggAAAAACCTATATGCAAGTTTGTTGTAAGAAGGATCCCAAAGCCAAGAAGGTTGACAAGAAAGTGCTCAAATTCTTGCCTCGTCGATACGGGGATCTCTCTCTCACTTACGATGTACTTCAAGCCTACGGTAGCAACTACCAGGCCCAAGTTACTATTGATAATATCAATCCATTAGGCCGGCTTGATCACTGGAACCTAACCTGGGAATGGATGAATGGAGAGTTCATTTCCAAGATGAGAGGAGCCTACACTCACAAAAGAGACTTTTCCGAATGCGTTTACGGTCCTGCTGGAAAATATTACAAAGATCTCGACTTCTCCACTGTTATGAACTGTGAAAAAAAGCCAGTCATCGCAGATCTTCCTCCGGAAAGGAAAAATGATTCACAAGTTGGGAAGTTGCCATACTGTTGTAGAAATGGTACCCTTTTGCCAGCTATAATGGATGAGAGCAAGGCAAGGTCCATATTCCAATTGGAAGTCTTCAAAATGCCTCCTTTCTTGAACAGAACTGCTCTTGTACCACCCGAGAAA is a window encoding:
- the LOC18095916 gene encoding DDRGK domain-containing protein 1, translating into MEELFVLILSMLLVVGLIPLYLWKRRQDRSQDEPQQQEEPQVPRGETVVRATGTRRMRRRPAAGASSSRNVEATVEDAGAESDDEVVGGAYHEDKASKKEKKRQEREAQRQAEEASRDSRLTKQDRYAEIRRRKEEEREAKERMLEEEAKARQAKEEETAALEFDKWKGEFSVDAEGSTGNDLQDGNQDLLSDFVEYIKKHKCLPLEDLAAEFKLRTQECINRITSLESMGRLSGVMDDRGKYIYISQEEMRAVADYIKRQGRVSISHLASKSNQFIDLEPKAQFVEEISNAEELTVA
- the LOC18095917 gene encoding COBRA-like protein 10; amino-acid sequence: MKANLGVEVPWQLVMLILIALPSVLFHVCHGQTDDYENPAAPPPGLDECNGLFLTYSFISREKEYPRVKNASAQAWAFKSLATITNTGQYELKGWQMFVGFQHKEILVSASGAIVVDGDDFPLEVGNGTTFAGNPMTDLKTAIDTAGDFTQISAQIEITGSVFGIKPPGVPMPKNIKLVNAGYKCPKATLKGKTYMQVCCKKDPKAKKVDKKVLKFLPRRYGDLSLTYDVLQAYGSNYQAQVTIDNINPLGRLDHWNLTWEWMNGEFISKMRGAYTHKRDFSECVYGPAGKYYKDLDFSTVMNCEKKPVIADLPPERKNDSQVGKLPYCCRNGTLLPAIMDESKARSIFQLEVFKMPPFLNRTALVPPEKWKIDGVVNPQYKCGPPIRVDPTEFPDSSGLDSKTYAIASWQVTCNITRPKEKLSRCCVSFSAYYNRSAIPCNTCACGCDNNIGCSKTARAMLLPAESLLVPFDNRTNKALAWADLNKFKVPNPRPCPDNCPVSLNWHIDSDYKTGWTASVTLFNWGDSPFEDWFSAIQINKAYKGLEGVYSFNGTTFDNLNKTIFLQGLPGLNFLVGEVNGTKPGDPRIPGKQQTKISFTKKHTPGINIARGDGFPTRILFNGEECALPKQIPLSSAEQKSPFKFLTVIIMAIMTFITMTDHLH